One window of Desulfonatronovibrio magnus genomic DNA carries:
- a CDS encoding transketolase family protein gives MRKTCLNQIYKLAGKDPRVVFMGSDLGVGNMGEFRRDFPDRFFMEGISEANVIGMAAGMAMDGFIVYVNTIASFIVRRALDQVVVDLCMHNLPVRLVGNGGGLVYAPLGPTHQVIEDISVMRSIPNMTIVAPADADEMARLMPKTLDWPYPLYIRLAKGYDPIVTSEKHEFEIGKGVPVHYGKDVLIVTTGITMGIALEARMTLMEKGIDAGILHMHTLKPFDSKLLKEMATPVRIIVTVEEHSVLGGLGGASAEVLAEWDGFAGKRFKRLGLPDVFPEKYGSQSTLMALYGLSTENLADTVLDMASK, from the coding sequence ATGCGCAAAACCTGTTTAAACCAGATATATAAGTTGGCCGGCAAAGACCCCAGGGTGGTGTTCATGGGATCAGACCTGGGTGTTGGCAACATGGGTGAATTCCGGCGTGATTTTCCGGACCGGTTTTTTATGGAGGGGATCAGCGAGGCCAATGTTATCGGCATGGCAGCCGGAATGGCCATGGACGGATTTATTGTATATGTAAATACCATCGCCTCTTTTATTGTACGCAGGGCCCTGGATCAGGTTGTTGTGGATCTCTGCATGCATAATCTTCCCGTGCGCCTGGTGGGCAATGGCGGCGGTTTGGTCTACGCCCCCCTGGGTCCTACCCACCAGGTTATTGAAGATATTTCAGTAATGCGAAGTATTCCCAACATGACCATAGTAGCCCCGGCGGATGCGGATGAAATGGCCAGATTGATGCCGAAAACCCTGGATTGGCCTTATCCTTTGTATATTCGTCTGGCCAAAGGATACGACCCCATTGTTACCAGTGAGAAGCATGAGTTTGAGATTGGCAAAGGGGTCCCTGTACATTATGGAAAGGATGTACTGATTGTAACCACCGGAATAACCATGGGCATAGCCCTGGAAGCCAGAATGACCTTGATGGAAAAAGGTATCGATGCCGGGATTCTGCATATGCACACATTGAAGCCCTTTGATTCTAAGTTGTTGAAGGAGATGGCCACTCCGGTCCGGATCATTGTAACTGTAGAGGAGCATTCGGTCCTTGGTGGCCTGGGCGGGGCAAGCGCGGAAGTACTGGCCGAGTGGGACGGATTTGCCGGGAAACGCTTCAAGCGCTTGGGCCTGCCAGATGTGTTTCCGGAAAAATACGGATCTCAGTCAACATTGATGGCCCTTTACGGACTGAGCACAGAAAATCTTGCAGACACTGTCCTGGACATGGCAAGCAAGTAA
- a CDS encoding radical SAM protein, whose translation MNKDRYKIDSHKLNYHPQRVAQWLQGQCVYPLYMEISPAGACNHRCVFCGLDFMGYKKRFLDTGLLKERLTELGRLGLKSVMYAGEGEPFLHQDMAEIVQHTRKSGIDVALTTNGTLMSPEISREILEHTEWIKISCNAGTAETYSRIHGTRPDHFERVMHNLEQAAQIREKQGGRCTLGLQIILLPENAQEIEVLARRCRDMGIDYLVVKPYSQHPQSKTQEYRKIEYSQYEDLNNRLQAHASDSFSVIFRKRTMHKWDEQDRAYPSCLALPFWSYMDAEGNIWGCSVFLGDENFCYGNVYDHSFDEIWTGDRRRKLMKWFEKDFDSTKCRVNCRMDEINRYLWELKEPPAHANFI comes from the coding sequence ATGAACAAAGACAGATACAAAATAGACAGCCACAAACTGAATTACCATCCCCAAAGGGTGGCTCAGTGGTTGCAAGGACAGTGCGTCTACCCCCTCTACATGGAGATCAGTCCTGCCGGGGCATGCAACCATCGTTGCGTGTTCTGCGGGCTGGATTTCATGGGGTACAAGAAACGATTTCTTGATACCGGATTGCTGAAAGAACGTCTGACTGAGCTTGGTCGTCTGGGCCTGAAGAGCGTCATGTATGCCGGCGAGGGCGAGCCCTTTTTGCACCAGGACATGGCTGAGATCGTCCAGCATACCAGAAAATCAGGCATTGACGTGGCCCTGACCACCAATGGCACGCTCATGTCTCCGGAAATCAGTCGCGAAATCCTGGAACATACCGAATGGATCAAGATCAGCTGTAATGCCGGGACTGCTGAAACCTACTCCCGAATTCACGGGACCAGGCCGGATCATTTCGAGCGGGTTATGCACAACCTGGAACAGGCTGCTCAAATCCGAGAAAAACAGGGGGGGCGTTGCACTCTGGGTCTGCAAATTATCCTTTTGCCGGAAAATGCACAGGAAATTGAAGTCCTTGCCCGGCGCTGCCGGGATATGGGAATTGATTACCTGGTGGTCAAGCCGTATTCCCAGCATCCCCAAAGCAAAACCCAGGAATACAGGAAGATTGAGTACTCACAATATGAAGATCTGAATAATCGGCTTCAGGCCCATGCCTCGGATTCCTTCTCAGTAATCTTCAGAAAACGCACCATGCATAAATGGGATGAGCAGGACCGCGCTTACCCCTCCTGCCTGGCCCTGCCCTTCTGGTCCTACATGGATGCCGAGGGAAATATCTGGGGATGCAGTGTGTTTCTGGGGGATGAAAATTTTTGTTACGGTAATGTTTATGATCATAGTTTTGATGAAATATGGACTGGAGATCGCAGAAGGAAATTGATGAAGTGGTTTGAGAAGGATTTTGATTCAACCAAGTGCAGGGTGAACTGTAGAATGGACGAAATCAATCGGTACTTGTGGGAGTTGAAAGAACCTCCTGCGCATGCAAATTTTATATAG
- a CDS encoding SDR family oxidoreductase: protein MKSIVTGGAGFIGSHLVDSLLALGHKVVVLDNYSTGRPENLDHVRGRVELVECDLGTQDDWLSHFQGTDWVFHLAALADIVPSIQQPQAYFRANVDGTFNVLQASVATGVKRFVYAASSSCYGIPDNYPTPETAEIRPQYPYALTKRLGEELVLHWAQVYKLSAVSLRFFNVYGPRSRTSGTYGAVFGVFLAQKLASQPFTIVGDGTQTRDFTYVSDIAESFLAAAKSDRVGEVYNIGSDGTVSVNRLVELLGGDHVFIPKRPGEPDCTFADITKARNELGWRPKVSIEQGVANVLENIEYWRKAPVWTPKSIEEATQDWFKYLGKS from the coding sequence ATGAAATCCATCGTGACCGGCGGCGCCGGGTTTATCGGCAGCCATCTTGTTGACTCCCTGTTGGCCCTGGGCCATAAAGTGGTTGTGCTGGACAATTACAGCACAGGCAGGCCGGAGAACCTGGACCATGTTCGCGGCAGGGTAGAACTCGTTGAATGCGACCTTGGCACACAAGACGATTGGCTAAGCCATTTCCAGGGTACTGACTGGGTCTTTCACCTGGCAGCCCTGGCTGATATCGTGCCCAGCATCCAGCAACCTCAAGCCTATTTCCGGGCCAATGTGGACGGGACGTTTAACGTCCTCCAGGCCAGCGTCGCCACGGGAGTGAAACGGTTCGTCTATGCCGCGTCCTCCTCCTGCTACGGCATCCCGGACAACTACCCCACGCCTGAAACAGCTGAGATTCGCCCCCAGTACCCCTATGCCCTGACCAAGCGTCTGGGCGAGGAACTGGTCCTGCACTGGGCCCAGGTTTACAAACTGTCCGCCGTTTCCCTGCGTTTCTTCAATGTTTACGGCCCAAGATCGCGCACCTCTGGCACATACGGGGCGGTTTTCGGGGTGTTCCTGGCTCAGAAACTTGCAAGCCAGCCCTTCACCATTGTTGGCGACGGAACCCAGACCAGGGACTTCACCTATGTATCAGATATTGCGGAATCGTTCCTGGCTGCGGCCAAGAGCGACCGCGTGGGAGAAGTATACAACATCGGAAGCGATGGAACTGTTTCTGTCAACCGACTGGTGGAACTGCTGGGCGGAGATCATGTCTTCATCCCCAAGCGCCCAGGAGAGCCGGACTGTACCTTTGCCGATATCACAAAGGCCAGGAACGAGCTTGGCTGGCGCCCCAAGGTGTCCATTGAACAGGGTGTTGCCAATGTATTGGAAAACATCGAGTATTGGCGCAAGGCCCCGGTATGGACGCCAAAGAGCATTGAAGAAGCTACCCAGGATTGGTTCAAGTACCTGGGGAAGAGCTGA
- a CDS encoding class I SAM-dependent methyltransferase, translating into MDTYYIKTECRLCGSKDLSLALHLNHSPLCDAYIPKPKPQFFYPLDLLLCNACNFVQLSTVVDPEIIYRDYIYTTTSSLGLSSHFKQYANEVVNSLDLPHNSFFVDIGSNDGTLLKYFKEFRHEVLGVEPSLHTAKQATSNGIYTLPDFFDMRLSRRIVHEYGKADVITINNLFANVDNLQDFVDAIVHLMGDDGVLIIESSYLIDMINNMVFDFIYHEHLSYLSLLPLIQFFETFDLKLIKVENISTKGGSLRYYWAKNSSKRSIDQSVRIAVNNELKFNLSLDTFNVYQQQINTTKEKFLETISRYPDQIIAGYGASATSTTLISHFELNNVLKYLVDDNPGKIDTFSPGYHIPVHSPAVLDSEPPDSVVVLAWRFKNAIIPKIKNYNCKIFVPLPDVHVVN; encoded by the coding sequence ATGGATACTTATTATATCAAAACAGAATGCAGGTTGTGTGGCAGTAAGGATTTGAGCTTGGCCTTGCATCTCAATCATAGTCCATTATGTGATGCATATATTCCGAAACCCAAGCCACAATTTTTTTACCCGCTTGATTTATTGCTTTGCAACGCTTGCAATTTTGTACAATTATCTACTGTAGTTGATCCTGAAATTATTTATCGTGATTATATCTACACTACAACCAGTTCACTAGGCCTATCAAGTCACTTCAAGCAATACGCTAACGAAGTTGTCAACTCATTAGATTTGCCACACAATTCATTTTTTGTGGATATTGGCAGTAATGATGGCACATTGCTTAAATATTTCAAGGAGTTTAGACATGAAGTTTTGGGTGTTGAGCCATCATTGCACACTGCTAAGCAGGCAACCAGCAATGGAATTTACACATTACCAGATTTTTTTGATATGCGTTTATCAAGAAGAATTGTCCATGAGTATGGAAAAGCTGATGTGATTACAATCAACAATCTATTCGCAAATGTTGACAATCTTCAGGATTTTGTTGACGCTATAGTACACCTTATGGGTGATGATGGTGTTCTAATTATTGAATCCTCATACTTGATCGATATGATTAACAATATGGTTTTTGATTTTATATATCATGAGCATTTATCTTATTTGTCTCTTTTGCCATTAATTCAATTTTTTGAAACATTTGATCTTAAGTTAATTAAAGTCGAAAATATCTCTACAAAAGGAGGTTCACTAAGATATTATTGGGCTAAAAACAGTTCTAAACGCTCAATAGATCAATCTGTAAGAATAGCAGTGAACAATGAACTTAAATTCAATTTGTCACTCGATACATTCAATGTTTATCAGCAACAGATAAACACAACAAAAGAAAAGTTCCTGGAAACTATTTCTCGCTATCCCGATCAAATTATTGCTGGTTATGGAGCATCAGCAACATCAACGACACTTATAAGTCACTTCGAGCTGAACAATGTTTTAAAATATCTTGTCGATGACAATCCCGGCAAAATCGACACCTTCAGTCCCGGCTACCACATACCTGTGCACTCGCCTGCGGTTTTAGACAGCGAACCTCCAGATAGCGTAGTTGTCCTTGCTTGGCGATTCAAGAACGCAATTATACCAAAAATAAAGAATTATAATTGCAAAATTTTTGTTCCATTGCCGGATGTTCATGTTGTTAATTAA
- a CDS encoding WbuC family cupin fold metalloprotein, with protein sequence MIELVSSNNQSSEVYHAQSSSSKISKLDIDILISKADDNEQKRSRYCVHESIDETVHEMVIVHSKGMYVRPHKHIEKSESMLVLDGLVDYYTFDDHGNVVSVEKMAGYSSRHCFYISNRNSAYHSIIILSDWLVFLEITQGPFAKSDTMFAPWAPDESNHVEIEKFLKKIMRFS encoded by the coding sequence ATGATAGAGCTGGTTAGCTCAAACAATCAGTCTTCAGAGGTTTATCATGCACAAAGTTCAAGTAGTAAAATATCCAAGCTTGATATTGATATCTTGATTTCAAAAGCCGATGACAATGAGCAAAAAAGATCAAGGTATTGCGTGCATGAATCAATCGACGAAACGGTTCATGAGATGGTCATTGTTCATTCAAAAGGAATGTACGTGCGGCCACACAAGCACATTGAGAAATCCGAGTCCATGCTTGTTCTGGATGGATTAGTTGATTATTATACTTTTGATGACCATGGTAATGTTGTCTCTGTAGAGAAAATGGCTGGCTACTCATCACGTCATTGCTTTTACATAAGTAACAGAAATTCTGCCTATCATTCCATAATAATCCTTTCAGATTGGCTTGTATTTCTCGAAATCACTCAAGGACCATTTGCCAAAAGCGATACAATGTTTGCCCCATGGGCACCAGATGAAAGCAATCATGTCGAAATCGAGAAATTTTTAAAAAAAATTATGAGGTTCTCTTGA
- a CDS encoding transketolase, with product MNDSVDAWHDRAMRAALNKRSQDMRKIMVQTMHCAGRGHLASALSLVEILCVLYDKVLRYDSKNPDWPERDRCILSKGHGCLALYAVLADKGFFPKDELNKFCSAEGILGGHPERGKIPGVEATTGSLGHGPSIGVGLALSARMQGRSSRVFVIIGDGEAQEGSVWEAALCASKHCLDNFIIIIDYNKLQSYGPVSEVSPLEPLSAKWQAFGFEVRDVNGHDPDSLLEVMNELPFCPGKPSVIICHTVKGKGFAGTENNLAWHHKSKVTAECVQELMNSLDKQCAKPV from the coding sequence ATGAACGATTCCGTCGATGCCTGGCATGATCGGGCAATGCGGGCTGCACTGAACAAGCGCAGCCAGGACATGAGAAAGATCATGGTCCAAACCATGCACTGCGCCGGCCGGGGGCACCTGGCTTCAGCCTTGTCCCTGGTTGAAATCCTCTGTGTTCTCTATGATAAAGTACTGCGATATGATTCAAAAAATCCTGACTGGCCGGAGCGGGACCGCTGCATCTTATCCAAAGGACATGGTTGTCTGGCTCTTTACGCTGTTCTGGCGGACAAGGGATTTTTCCCAAAGGACGAACTGAATAAATTTTGCAGTGCTGAGGGCATCCTGGGCGGTCATCCCGAAAGAGGCAAGATACCCGGAGTGGAAGCTACCACCGGTAGCCTTGGCCACGGTCCTTCCATAGGCGTTGGCCTGGCCTTAAGCGCCAGGATGCAGGGTCGGTCTTCCAGGGTGTTTGTCATTATTGGAGACGGAGAGGCCCAGGAAGGCTCGGTCTGGGAAGCGGCCCTGTGCGCTTCCAAGCATTGCCTGGACAATTTTATTATCATCATTGATTACAACAAGCTTCAGTCCTACGGGCCTGTATCTGAAGTGTCCCCGCTGGAGCCCTTGAGCGCCAAGTGGCAAGCCTTTGGGTTTGAAGTCAGGGACGTCAATGGCCACGATCCTGATTCCCTGCTTGAGGTTATGAATGAGCTGCCCTTTTGCCCTGGCAAGCCTTCGGTCATTATCTGCCACACGGTCAAGGGCAAGGGCTTTGCCGGGACGGAAAACAATCTGGCCTGGCATCACAAGAGCAAGGTTACGGCTGAATGCGTGCAGGAACTCATGAACTCACTGGATAAGCAATGCGCAAAACCTGTTTAA
- a CDS encoding class I SAM-dependent methyltransferase translates to MGQLRNFVNPLHQATQRDYLARMNDDKVHCMNVAKQYCKDYWDGDRRHGYGGYRYIPGRWKPVAQALIQTYRLGPGAKVLDVGCGKGYLLYELMLLQPDLIIRGFDISSYGLENAKEEVRPHLFQYQAHDPYPFGDNEFDLVISLGTLHNLRLFEVKSALAEIERVGRQGYIMLESYRNEQELFNLQCWALTCESFFDVAEWIWLYEYFGYKGDYEFIYFE, encoded by the coding sequence ATGGGACAACTTAGAAATTTTGTAAATCCCCTGCATCAGGCCACCCAGCGCGATTACCTGGCCCGGATGAATGACGACAAAGTCCATTGCATGAACGTGGCCAAGCAGTATTGCAAGGACTACTGGGACGGGGACCGACGCCATGGATATGGAGGCTACCGCTATATTCCAGGGCGCTGGAAGCCTGTGGCCCAGGCCTTGATCCAGACTTACAGGTTGGGTCCTGGAGCAAAGGTGCTTGATGTTGGCTGCGGCAAGGGATATCTGCTTTATGAACTGATGCTTCTGCAGCCGGATCTGATTATCCGGGGATTTGATATCTCCAGTTACGGCCTGGAAAATGCCAAGGAAGAGGTCCGGCCCCATTTGTTTCAATATCAGGCCCATGACCCATATCCTTTTGGAGATAATGAGTTTGATCTGGTCATTTCACTGGGAACGCTGCATAATCTGCGCCTGTTTGAAGTAAAGTCAGCCCTCGCTGAAATTGAACGTGTAGGCAGGCAAGGATATATAATGCTGGAAAGCTACCGCAACGAACAGGAGTTGTTCAATCTTCAGTGCTGGGCATTAACTTGCGAGAGCTTTTTTGATGTTGCGGAGTGGATATGGCTGTATGAATATTTTGGCTATAAAGGCGATTATGAATTTATTTATTTTGAATAG
- a CDS encoding aminoglycoside phosphotransferase family protein, producing the protein MSFKHDTNGHKASQIWNKLCKIPVMSAQSIAGGRNSQVFRLNLSDGQTVIAKHYFRHPGDPRDRMSVEVKALQLLHGHGIRAVPMILAVDEENSVAILEHISGTRVSLATLDDAEQAVQFLGSLKKIADSVQYDLADPASEAFFSPDGLMDNVRFRLTRLSNAPNESSVVGRMHAFLHEQLAPALDQAENHCRERLDFEEKLPRSRQTLSPSDFGFHNALRGADNRLWFLDFEYFGWDDPAKTLCDMDLHPHPLMDLEPKVRERLLKKSLQGLQPGKWLYDRSIALYPIFVVKWCCILLNEFIPADLERRRFSNACQPEKNVLQRQLQKAENLLNQSWEKYERFRRCLA; encoded by the coding sequence TTGTCTTTCAAGCATGACACAAATGGACATAAGGCCAGCCAAATTTGGAACAAGCTTTGCAAAATACCTGTCATGTCCGCGCAATCCATTGCAGGGGGCCGCAACAGCCAAGTCTTCAGGCTCAATCTTAGTGATGGCCAGACAGTAATTGCCAAGCACTATTTTCGCCACCCAGGTGATCCCCGCGATCGCATGTCAGTGGAGGTAAAAGCCCTTCAGCTGTTGCACGGGCATGGAATCAGAGCAGTGCCGATGATTCTGGCCGTGGACGAAGAAAACAGCGTAGCTATTTTGGAGCATATATCCGGCACCCGGGTATCCCTGGCAACACTGGATGATGCGGAGCAGGCAGTACAATTTCTTGGTTCTTTAAAAAAAATTGCTGACAGCGTACAGTATGACCTGGCAGATCCGGCATCAGAGGCATTTTTCAGCCCGGATGGCTTAATGGACAATGTGCGTTTTCGCCTGACAAGGCTATCCAATGCTCCCAATGAAAGCTCTGTTGTTGGCAGGATGCACGCGTTTTTGCATGAGCAACTCGCACCAGCCCTGGACCAGGCTGAAAACCATTGCCGGGAAAGACTGGACTTTGAGGAAAAGCTGCCCAGATCAAGGCAGACCCTGAGCCCCTCTGATTTTGGGTTTCACAATGCTCTCAGGGGCGCGGATAATCGTCTCTGGTTTCTTGATTTTGAATATTTCGGCTGGGACGATCCAGCCAAGACCCTGTGCGATATGGACCTGCATCCCCATCCATTGATGGATTTGGAACCTAAGGTCAGGGAACGGCTTTTGAAGAAATCCTTGCAAGGATTACAGCCAGGGAAATGGCTTTATGACAGGAGCATTGCCCTGTATCCAATTTTTGTTGTCAAGTGGTGCTGCATTCTGCTCAATGAATTTATCCCGGCGGATCTTGAACGCCGCAGGTTTTCCAATGCTTGTCAACCGGAAAAGAATGTGCTGCAGCGCCAGCTTCAAAAGGCTGAAAATCTATTGAACCAAAGTTGGGAAAAATATGAACGATTCCGTCGATGCCTGGCATGA
- a CDS encoding radical SAM protein, giving the protein MATYYSALKFLQFTEHLRSMIDGRILAPVHIRVKPTNRCNHHCWFCAYRADHMTLGEQMNVQDSIPPEKMMALAHEFVDMGVRAVTFSGGGEPLLYKSLPEVIEVLAAGNVRVAALTNGTNLKGRMADVFARHGTWIRLSLDAWDDDSHTESRGAAHGEFTRILEQIRAFTARDTRCVLGVSFIITHKNFLYVAEICKKLKQCGVNHVKLSGAVMSNDAAGNNAYHREIKDEVASQIESAHALADEGFTILNHYHDLEERFEKNYSFCPFLRYLTVIGADQNVYTCQDKAYTQTGRTGSIIGQTFKDFWFSDHNKKFLNNFNPMIHCGHHCVSHPKNIAIHEYLSLDQEHGLFV; this is encoded by the coding sequence ATGGCCACATACTACAGCGCTTTAAAATTTTTGCAGTTCACAGAGCATCTCAGGTCAATGATCGATGGCAGGATACTGGCTCCCGTGCATATCCGGGTCAAGCCCACAAACCGCTGCAACCATCACTGCTGGTTCTGCGCGTACAGGGCTGATCACATGACCCTTGGGGAGCAGATGAACGTCCAGGACTCCATACCACCTGAAAAAATGATGGCTCTGGCCCATGAGTTTGTGGATATGGGTGTCAGGGCTGTTACTTTTTCCGGTGGCGGAGAACCTTTGCTGTACAAGAGCCTGCCTGAGGTGATTGAAGTCCTGGCCGCGGGCAATGTGCGTGTTGCAGCCCTGACCAACGGCACCAACCTGAAAGGCCGCATGGCTGATGTATTTGCCAGGCACGGGACATGGATTCGGTTATCTCTGGATGCATGGGATGATGACAGCCATACTGAAAGCCGGGGCGCCGCGCACGGTGAGTTTACCCGCATACTGGAGCAGATCAGGGCTTTTACAGCCCGCGATACCAGGTGCGTGCTGGGGGTCAGTTTCATCATTACCCATAAAAACTTTTTATATGTTGCTGAAATATGCAAAAAATTGAAGCAGTGCGGGGTAAACCACGTCAAACTGTCAGGGGCGGTGATGAGCAATGACGCCGCCGGCAACAATGCGTATCACAGGGAAATCAAGGACGAGGTGGCTTCACAGATAGAATCGGCCCATGCCCTGGCGGATGAAGGTTTTACCATTCTCAACCACTACCATGATCTGGAAGAGCGTTTTGAGAAGAATTATTCCTTTTGCCCTTTTCTGCGCTACCTGACGGTTATCGGCGCGGACCAGAACGTGTATACCTGCCAGGATAAGGCATATACCCAGACCGGAAGGACGGGATCCATTATTGGGCAAACCTTCAAGGATTTCTGGTTTTCAGATCATAACAAAAAGTTTTTAAACAACTTTAACCCCATGATCCATTGTGGCCATCATTGCGTCAGCCACCCCAAAAACATTGCAATACATGAATACTTATCCCTGGACCAGGAGCATGGACTTTTTGTATAG
- a CDS encoding DegT/DnrJ/EryC1/StrS family aminotransferase has translation MINRIPWWRTTFGEEEIEHVAASMRRECVSQGPITVEFENQLGRALEVKHVIATSSGSAALLMALMGLGITVGDEVILPNRTWIATAHAVHLLGAKVVLVDVEPHRPIMDTSLIENAITSRTKAIIPVHMNGRSADMQHIQTIARKHQLHVVEDAAQAFGSRNGDGYLGTQSDIGCFSLSVAKTIATGQGGFCVTQNPDIAQRLRAIRTHGVENVTAPNQWTMPGFNFRFTDVLASIGIEQLKRLPEKIERLLTIYAMYEEGLKRSCFQIIPVNIDAGEIPVYNEFLVNDRQFWIKKLDKQGIETRPFYPDINTAHYFNTSHSKFKNSKNFSNNGIYLPSGPSQQDDNIEMVLKCIKTTSSQ, from the coding sequence ATGATTAACCGTATTCCATGGTGGAGGACCACTTTCGGTGAGGAAGAAATTGAGCATGTCGCTGCATCCATGCGCAGGGAATGCGTAAGCCAGGGACCGATCACAGTTGAGTTTGAAAATCAGCTTGGAAGAGCTCTCGAAGTCAAACACGTTATAGCCACATCCAGTGGCAGTGCAGCACTGCTCATGGCCTTGATGGGCCTCGGCATAACTGTTGGAGATGAAGTCATTCTTCCCAACAGGACATGGATCGCTACTGCGCATGCTGTACATCTTTTGGGTGCAAAGGTCGTTCTTGTCGATGTCGAGCCTCATCGCCCGATAATGGATACGTCATTGATCGAAAATGCCATTACGAGCCGAACAAAAGCGATCATCCCCGTACATATGAACGGGCGTTCCGCTGACATGCAACACATTCAGACTATCGCACGCAAACATCAATTGCATGTTGTCGAGGACGCGGCCCAGGCCTTTGGCTCACGAAATGGAGATGGGTACCTGGGAACACAGTCGGATATTGGATGTTTTTCGCTTTCGGTGGCCAAAACAATCGCGACGGGCCAGGGAGGTTTTTGCGTAACCCAGAACCCGGATATAGCGCAAAGGCTGCGTGCCATTCGGACCCATGGCGTTGAAAACGTAACGGCCCCTAATCAGTGGACTATGCCCGGATTCAACTTCCGTTTTACTGATGTGCTTGCTTCCATCGGTATTGAACAATTGAAGCGATTGCCAGAAAAAATTGAGCGGCTGCTTACTATTTATGCCATGTATGAAGAAGGTTTGAAAAGAAGTTGTTTTCAGATCATTCCTGTAAATATTGATGCTGGTGAAATACCAGTCTACAACGAATTCCTTGTCAACGACCGACAATTTTGGATCAAGAAGCTTGATAAACAAGGCATTGAGACCCGTCCATTTTATCCAGACATCAACACTGCTCATTATTTCAACACAAGTCATTCAAAATTTAAAAATTCGAAAAATTTTTCAAACAATGGCATATATCTTCCTTCAGGTCCGTCCCAACAAGATGACAATATTGAGATGGTTTTAAAATGCATAAAAACAACAAGCTCGCAGTAA
- a CDS encoding class I SAM-dependent methyltransferase: MNCRLCGRKHHDTIIDFGKQPIVHHYLKAKDENYSRHDFVLNSCETCGFIYIKNPIDPAILYENYFTISSWKNQPHVPRLVDVIEMISGINENSKILDIGCNDGSFLDFLKNRGYVNVFGVEPTKDSYSKAVDKKFTVYNNFFDFSFASKCLKNKMFDLITTRQVLEHIFDLDSFLEGVEYILKDDGLFVIEIPDSEWNLDLLDYALWEEHINYFTLSTINQLLKKHSFSIIHHEITLFSGRALILYCEKRKSSKTIFKNYDRDKCFLYKNNWPVFKDSLHEFVSAKNKPIVVYGCGARSANFVNFTEISKYVYSFVDDQQEKQNLFIPGSGLPIMPSDNLPDSDYFYMFGVNTENEYKLLQNKSHLIHEYCSILPPSKNIPGFWKRMVYDRAG; the protein is encoded by the coding sequence ATGAACTGCAGACTTTGTGGTAGGAAACACCATGACACGATTATTGACTTTGGTAAGCAGCCAATTGTTCACCATTATCTCAAGGCCAAAGATGAAAACTATAGCAGGCATGATTTTGTTCTCAATTCATGTGAAACTTGTGGTTTTATATACATTAAAAATCCAATTGACCCAGCTATATTGTATGAAAATTATTTCACTATAAGTAGTTGGAAGAATCAACCACACGTGCCAAGGCTGGTAGATGTCATTGAGATGATTTCTGGAATCAATGAAAATTCTAAAATCCTTGATATTGGATGTAATGATGGATCGTTTTTAGATTTTTTAAAAAACAGAGGCTATGTTAACGTTTTTGGAGTTGAACCTACAAAAGATTCTTACTCCAAGGCTGTTGATAAAAAATTCACTGTCTATAATAATTTTTTTGACTTTTCTTTTGCAAGTAAATGCTTAAAAAACAAAATGTTTGATCTCATAACCACCAGGCAGGTTTTGGAGCACATTTTTGATTTGGATTCATTTCTTGAAGGCGTTGAATATATTTTGAAAGATGATGGTTTGTTCGTAATTGAAATTCCAGACAGCGAATGGAATCTGGATTTACTGGACTATGCTTTATGGGAAGAGCATATCAACTATTTTACATTGAGCACTATTAACCAATTATTAAAAAAACATTCTTTTTCAATAATTCATCATGAGATTACTTTGTTTTCTGGACGTGCTTTAATATTGTATTGTGAGAAAAGAAAATCTTCTAAAACAATTTTCAAAAATTATGATCGTGACAAGTGCTTCTTGTATAAAAATAATTGGCCAGTATTCAAAGACAGTTTGCATGAGTTTGTTTCGGCAAAAAATAAACCAATTGTAGTTTATGGCTGCGGTGCTCGTTCTGCAAATTTTGTCAACTTTACAGAAATTAGCAAATATGTTTATTCGTTTGTTGACGACCAGCAAGAAAAGCAAAATTTGTTTATACCTGGTTCTGGCTTGCCCATTATGCCTTCAGATAATCTCCCAGATTCAGATTATTTTTATATGTTTGGCGTCAATACAGAAAACGAATATAAACTTTTACAAAACAAGTCACATTTAATACACGAGTACTGTTCTATTCTTCCGCCAAGTAAAAATATTCCAGGTTTTTGGAAAAGGATGGTCTATGATAGAGCTGGTTAG